One window of Methanobacterium alkalithermotolerans genomic DNA carries:
- a CDS encoding DUF308 domain-containing protein, with protein MVKFNLMGAIALILGIILLISPALGLVAIGIVSGFILTGLGVWMAINAFKDRKFNQSTALVWGIFAIISLAIGLSMIFQIFSIEYLAGSYLFVTGILLLIAGILILSASQDSKYKKYSGLISVILGILYLLVASLALNPLFLGAIIGLAFIIFGLIALRVGRK; from the coding sequence ATGGTGAAATTTAATTTAATGGGTGCTATTGCACTTATACTAGGCATAATTCTTTTAATTAGCCCTGCTTTAGGACTGGTAGCAATAGGTATTGTATCTGGATTCATCCTAACTGGTTTGGGTGTATGGATGGCGATTAATGCTTTTAAAGATCGAAAATTTAATCAAAGCACGGCCCTGGTATGGGGAATTTTTGCCATAATTTCTCTGGCAATTGGACTCTCCATGATATTTCAGATATTTAGCATAGAATATTTAGCAGGTTCATATCTGTTTGTAACTGGAATACTGCTATTAATTGCCGGGATTCTGATATTATCTGCATCCCAGGACAGCAAATATAAAAAGTATTCGGGACTTATCAGTGTTATCCTGGGTATTCTGTACTTGCTGGTTGCATCTCTGGCATTAAATCCACTCTTTTTAGGAGCAATAATTGGTCTGGCGTTTATTATTTTTGGACTTATTGCTTTAAGGGTGGGTCGTAAATAA
- the pyrH gene encoding UMP kinase yields the protein MRVVITIGGSIIMKDESPEKFQEYARILTSLAKEHEIFVVVGGGKPARNYIKIARGMGASESHCDDIGIEITRLNAKLLITALKGEAYPMVPENFNEAMEYSTSNKIVVMGGTEPAHSTDAVGAILAEFVDAELLINLTSVDGLYDKDPHQHDDARMFEEVTAQQMMEFLREKEVMAGTYEFFDMTAIQMIKRSRIKTIIANGKAPENLIKVLNNEKIGTRII from the coding sequence ATGAGAGTAGTAATTACTATTGGTGGATCAATTATCATGAAGGATGAGAGTCCTGAAAAATTCCAGGAATATGCCCGGATTTTAACTTCTCTGGCAAAGGAACATGAAATATTTGTAGTGGTAGGTGGAGGTAAACCCGCCCGAAATTATATAAAAATAGCACGGGGTATGGGTGCAAGTGAATCACATTGTGATGATATTGGTATTGAAATAACCAGATTAAATGCAAAGCTTCTTATAACAGCACTTAAAGGCGAAGCCTATCCAATGGTCCCAGAAAATTTCAACGAGGCCATGGAGTATTCTACCAGCAATAAAATAGTGGTGATGGGAGGAACTGAACCGGCCCATAGTACCGATGCAGTAGGGGCTATTTTAGCGGAATTTGTAGATGCAGAACTTTTAATAAATCTTACCTCGGTAGATGGTCTTTATGATAAAGATCCCCACCAGCATGATGATGCCCGAATGTTTGAAGAGGTAACTGCCCAGCAAATGATGGAATTTCTAAGGGAAAAAGAGGTAATGGCAGGAACCTATGAATTTTTTGATATGACGGCAATTCAAATGATAAAAAGATCCCGAATTAAAACTATTATAGCTAATGGCAAAGCACCTGAAAATTTAATTAAGGTTTTGAATAATGAAAAAATTGGAACCAGAATTATTTAA
- the prf1 gene encoding peptide chain release factor aRF-1, which produces MTDVSSTELYEFKRTLQELSDKKGRGTELVSVYIPPDKKISDVVKHMREELSQSANIKSKQTKKNVQSSIEVIMQRLKLFPNPPTKGLVLFVGMIPKGGPGTEKMETYVFEPPEPIQTYTYHCNSDFYLEPLQDMMGDKDVYGLAVLDRKEATVAVLTGKRIKIVKTLTSGVPGKHKAGGQSQRRFDRLIELAAHEFLKRIGNAINDAFLSLEELNGVILGGPGHTKEEFLNGDYLHHEIKKKVITTVDTSYTGEFGIREVIEKSMDVLNEIDVMREKKLIQKFLTELVSADSLASYGEKDVRKNLQMGAVEILILSEGIDSQRIAYECSSCGNKVDATSKNLKKDVEEICDKCGETMKEIENRDVIDDLVEMAEEVGTEVEIVSTETEEGMQLLRAFGGIGAILRYRT; this is translated from the coding sequence TTGACTGATGTATCATCAACCGAACTTTATGAATTTAAAAGGACGCTTCAAGAATTGTCTGATAAAAAAGGTAGGGGCACTGAACTGGTATCAGTATACATTCCTCCAGATAAAAAGATATCTGATGTAGTTAAACACATGAGAGAAGAACTTAGCCAGAGTGCCAATATTAAAAGCAAACAGACTAAAAAAAATGTTCAATCTTCTATTGAAGTTATCATGCAGCGATTAAAATTGTTCCCAAACCCCCCGACTAAAGGCCTGGTTCTTTTTGTGGGTATGATTCCTAAAGGAGGGCCGGGTACTGAAAAAATGGAAACCTATGTTTTTGAACCACCAGAACCCATCCAGACTTATACTTATCACTGTAATTCAGATTTCTATCTGGAACCTCTACAGGATATGATGGGTGATAAAGATGTTTATGGACTGGCCGTTTTAGATCGTAAAGAAGCCACCGTCGCGGTTCTAACTGGAAAAAGAATAAAAATTGTTAAAACTTTAACCAGTGGAGTACCTGGTAAACATAAGGCTGGTGGTCAATCTCAGCGCCGTTTTGATCGTTTAATTGAACTTGCTGCTCACGAATTTCTAAAAAGAATAGGTAATGCCATTAACGATGCATTCCTGTCATTAGAAGAGTTAAACGGAGTCATTTTAGGGGGACCGGGACATACCAAAGAAGAGTTCCTTAATGGCGATTATCTCCACCATGAAATTAAGAAAAAAGTTATAACCACTGTTGATACTTCTTATACTGGAGAATTTGGTATCCGAGAGGTTATCGAAAAATCCATGGATGTTTTAAATGAAATAGATGTAATGAGGGAAAAAAAACTAATCCAGAAATTTTTAACTGAACTGGTTTCAGCTGATAGCCTGGCATCCTATGGGGAAAAAGATGTTAGAAAAAATTTACAAATGGGTGCTGTGGAAATTCTCATATTATCTGAGGGCATAGACTCCCAAAGGATAGCTTATGAGTGTAGCTCCTGCGGAAATAAAGTGGATGCCACCTCTAAAAATCTTAAAAAAGACGTGGAAGAAATATGTGATAAATGTGGCGAAACCATGAAAGAAATTGAAAATAGAGATGTTATTGATGACCTGGTAGAAATGGCAGAGGAGGTTGGAACAGAAGTTGAAATAGTATCAACTGAAACCGAGGAAGGAATGCAACTTCTACGTGCTTTTGGAGGTATTGGGGCCATACTAAGATACCGGACCTGA
- a CDS encoding sulfite exporter TauE/SafE family protein, whose translation METFLEFIIILLITGAVVGFSTGLLGVGGGFLMVPIQFFLLQSTGISPDMAIRIAFGTSLAVILPTAISGSYRHYCNKCVLLKPAIYMGITGFSGGFIGGYIASITPANILTFIFSILLFFVAYQILKYQKVPGGKTKNLNPYHLLFWGFLAGVCSGLLGIGGGVILVPVMLILLGFSMLEAVGTSTVVILLTSVGGILSYIYQGLNIPNLPPYSAGYVNLLQFLLLSIFSIPLAYLGSYYAHKIPEKQLRYLFAVILIFIALKLSGLFELIGIPL comes from the coding sequence ATGGAAACTTTTTTAGAATTTATTATAATTTTATTAATCACCGGGGCGGTAGTTGGATTTTCCACAGGACTATTAGGGGTGGGTGGTGGATTCTTGATGGTTCCTATCCAATTTTTTTTATTACAATCTACCGGTATTAGTCCTGACATGGCCATCCGCATAGCATTTGGAACCAGCTTAGCCGTTATTTTACCCACCGCTATTAGTGGCTCATATCGTCATTACTGTAATAAATGTGTCCTATTGAAACCTGCTATTTATATGGGGATAACAGGTTTTTCAGGAGGCTTTATCGGTGGTTACATAGCTTCTATAACTCCGGCCAATATTTTGACATTTATTTTTTCAATATTGCTATTTTTTGTCGCCTATCAAATTTTAAAATACCAGAAAGTACCGGGAGGTAAAACTAAAAATTTAAACCCCTACCATCTTTTGTTTTGGGGTTTTTTGGCAGGTGTCTGTTCTGGCCTTCTGGGCATTGGGGGAGGTGTAATTCTAGTTCCTGTAATGTTAATTTTGCTTGGATTTAGTATGCTAGAAGCAGTAGGAACATCTACTGTGGTTATTCTCCTTACTTCTGTAGGGGGCATACTTTCTTATATTTACCAGGGATTAAATATCCCTAACCTACCTCCCTATTCTGCCGGTTATGTTAATTTATTGCAATTCTTGCTGTTATCTATCTTCAGCATCCCTTTGGCATATTTAGGCTCATACTATGCACACAAAATACCTGAAAAACAGTTAAGATACTTATTTGCAGTTATATTGATTTTCATTGCCCTTAAATTATCAGGATTATTTGAATTAATAGGGATACCCCTTTGA
- a CDS encoding DUF2116 family Zn-ribbon domain-containing protein yields MTKPHRHCAVCGTPIPLEERTCSDKCQNTLAESRNKVRKTRMIVYAIFGVFIILWLFYVLFR; encoded by the coding sequence ATGACCAAACCACATAGACACTGTGCTGTTTGCGGTACCCCTATACCGCTAGAAGAGAGAACCTGTTCTGATAAATGTCAAAATACACTGGCAGAAAGCCGGAACAAAGTTAGAAAAACCAGAATGATCGTATACGCCATATTTGGAGTCTTTATAATTTTATGGTTGTTTTATGTATTATTCCGTTAG
- a CDS encoding UbiA family prenyltransferase, whose translation MPVSIRPVFQSLLRYLFIIKNLFLYGGFIPALWGPSLLLTVSISTDLPHDIIIILVSFLLPLIIYSYDYYADIDKDLKTNPERANLDKKLNYNLIIGYVCFLIGLVIYIFNYMIILFVLSLFAMGILYASVFKRITLKIPAFKNFYLSFIWSLWGTFLLVMYNYAGINRRLIMIFLFIYAKVLLNTIFFDIKDAKSDKKEGLKTLPAVLGIFKTVTYLHILNLLTAFILILGVVLDILPPYCLLLTIFYLYVFYYLEIIKSKSQTLSKKSMLADLEAIFYPFLLFFFRWIWNK comes from the coding sequence ATGCCTGTCTCAATACGGCCAGTGTTTCAAAGTTTATTAAGATATTTATTTATTATAAAAAACTTATTTCTTTATGGTGGATTCATTCCCGCGCTTTGGGGACCTTCACTGCTCTTAACCGTTTCTATAAGTACGGATCTCCCCCATGATATAATAATTATTCTGGTCTCTTTTTTACTTCCTTTAATCATTTACAGCTATGATTATTATGCTGATATTGATAAAGATCTTAAAACCAATCCGGAAAGGGCTAATTTAGATAAAAAATTAAATTATAATTTGATAATAGGATATGTGTGTTTTTTAATTGGTTTGGTAATTTATATTTTTAATTATATGATCATACTCTTTGTTCTAAGTTTATTTGCCATGGGAATATTATATGCCAGTGTATTTAAGAGGATAACCCTGAAAATACCTGCTTTTAAAAATTTTTACCTGTCATTTATCTGGAGTTTGTGGGGTACTTTTTTATTAGTAATGTACAACTATGCAGGGATAAATAGAAGATTAATAATGATATTTTTATTTATTTATGCAAAAGTGCTTTTAAACACTATTTTTTTTGATATTAAAGATGCAAAATCAGATAAAAAGGAAGGTTTGAAAACTTTACCTGCTGTTTTAGGTATATTTAAAACTGTAACCTATCTTCATATTTTAAACCTTTTAACTGCATTTATTTTAATATTAGGGGTAGTTCTAGATATTTTACCCCCATATTGCCTATTATTGACCATTTTCTATTTATATGTATTTTATTATCTGGAAATCATAAAAAGTAAATCCCAAACCCTTTCTAAAAAATCGATGCTTGCCGATTTAGAGGCTATTTTTTATCCATTCCTATTATTTTTTTTTAGATGGATATGGAATAAATAA